One window of Myxocyprinus asiaticus isolate MX2 ecotype Aquarium Trade chromosome 6, UBuf_Myxa_2, whole genome shotgun sequence genomic DNA carries:
- the LOC127443129 gene encoding cAMP-responsive element modulator-like isoform X2 has protein sequence METATIAQQEANAPEKATSEIQSESESLTQVNEGVAVLSLPGGQTIQVQRVMQTTQASVIQPPHIQTVQVAATGGSGTTPSDPQKRREILSRRPSYRKILNELSSDVPAVPKIEEEDKVEEEAPTTSSVAMVTAPSSIYQTSAGQYIAITHGGAIQLAGPGGEALQGVQALTLPSPARPQPGATILQYGSQPRDPGQQLLLSAGQVLVQAATGDMPAYQIRSPSSGLPPGVVMAASPGAMHSPQQNAEEVTRKREVRLMKNREAARECRRKKKEYVKCLENRVAVLENQNKTLIEELKALKDIYCHKPE, from the exons ATGGAAACTGCAACCATAGCGCAACAGGAAGCCAATGCACCAGAGAAAGCGACAAGTGAGATACAGTCCGAATCTGAATCACTCACACAG GTGAATGAGGGTGTGGCAGTGTTGTCATTACCTGGTGGACAGACAATTCAGGTGCAGAGAGTCATGCAAACAACTCAGGCCTCAGTTATACAGCCACCTCACATACAAACTGTACAG GTAGCTGCTACTGGTGGCTCGGGTACAACACCATCAGATCCTCAGAAGAGGAGGGAGATTCTGTCCAGACGACCTTCTTATAG GAAAATTCTTAACGAGTTGTCATCAGATGTACCTGCTGTGCCAAAGATTGAGGAAGAGGACAAAGTGGAGGAGGAAGCCCCAACCACCTCCAGTGTTGCTATGGTGACAGCACCATCTTCAATTTACCAGACAAGTGCAGGGCAATACA TTGCAATCACTCATGGTGGAGCGATACAGCTGGCAGGGCCTGGAGGAGAGGCCTTGCAGGGGGTTCAGGCTCTGACTCTTCCAAGCCCTGCCAGACCGCAGCCTGGGGCAACTATTCTGCAGTATGGGTCCCAGCCCAGAGACCCTGGACAACAGCTACTGCTGTCTGCTGGACAGGTGCTCGTTCAGG CTGCCACAGGAGACATGCCAGCATATCAGATCCGCTCCCCGTCGTCAGGGCTACCGCCAGGCGTAGTTATGGCAGCGTCACCGGGTGCAATGCACAGCCCGCAGCAGAATGCAGAGGAGGTCACACGCAAGAGGGAAGTCCGCCTGATGAAGAACAG AGAGGCGGCGCGTGAGTGTCGCAGAAAGAAGAAAGAATATGTGAAGTGTTTGGAGAATCGTGTTGCTGTGCTGGAAAACCAGAACAAGACTCTCATAGAGGAACTCAAAGCTCTCAAAGACATCTACTGCCACAAGCCAgaataa
- the LOC127443129 gene encoding cAMP-responsive element modulator-like isoform X1: protein METATIAQQEANAPEKATSEIQSESESLTQVNEGVAVLSLPGGQTIQVQRVMQTTQASVIQPPHIQTVQSESVYSTRKNVGNLMDHEKWELHTGVEPDGSEGGVKKVAATGGSGTTPSDPQKRREILSRRPSYRKILNELSSDVPAVPKIEEEDKVEEEAPTTSSVAMVTAPSSIYQTSAGQYIAITHGGAIQLAGPGGEALQGVQALTLPSPARPQPGATILQYGSQPRDPGQQLLLSAGQVLVQAATGDMPAYQIRSPSSGLPPGVVMAASPGAMHSPQQNAEEVTRKREVRLMKNREAARECRRKKKEYVKCLENRVAVLENQNKTLIEELKALKDIYCHKPE, encoded by the exons ATGGAAACTGCAACCATAGCGCAACAGGAAGCCAATGCACCAGAGAAAGCGACAAGTGAGATACAGTCCGAATCTGAATCACTCACACAG GTGAATGAGGGTGTGGCAGTGTTGTCATTACCTGGTGGACAGACAATTCAGGTGCAGAGAGTCATGCAAACAACTCAGGCCTCAGTTATACAGCCACCTCACATACAAACTGTACAG AGTGAATCagtatattcaacaagaaaaaatgttgggaatttaatggatcatgaaaagtgggagtTACATACAGGAGTGGAGCCAGATGGTAGTGAGGGAGGGGTTaaaaaa GTAGCTGCTACTGGTGGCTCGGGTACAACACCATCAGATCCTCAGAAGAGGAGGGAGATTCTGTCCAGACGACCTTCTTATAG GAAAATTCTTAACGAGTTGTCATCAGATGTACCTGCTGTGCCAAAGATTGAGGAAGAGGACAAAGTGGAGGAGGAAGCCCCAACCACCTCCAGTGTTGCTATGGTGACAGCACCATCTTCAATTTACCAGACAAGTGCAGGGCAATACA TTGCAATCACTCATGGTGGAGCGATACAGCTGGCAGGGCCTGGAGGAGAGGCCTTGCAGGGGGTTCAGGCTCTGACTCTTCCAAGCCCTGCCAGACCGCAGCCTGGGGCAACTATTCTGCAGTATGGGTCCCAGCCCAGAGACCCTGGACAACAGCTACTGCTGTCTGCTGGACAGGTGCTCGTTCAGG CTGCCACAGGAGACATGCCAGCATATCAGATCCGCTCCCCGTCGTCAGGGCTACCGCCAGGCGTAGTTATGGCAGCGTCACCGGGTGCAATGCACAGCCCGCAGCAGAATGCAGAGGAGGTCACACGCAAGAGGGAAGTCCGCCTGATGAAGAACAG AGAGGCGGCGCGTGAGTGTCGCAGAAAGAAGAAAGAATATGTGAAGTGTTTGGAGAATCGTGTTGCTGTGCTGGAAAACCAGAACAAGACTCTCATAGAGGAACTCAAAGCTCTCAAAGACATCTACTGCCACAAGCCAgaataa
- the LOC127443129 gene encoding cAMP-responsive element modulator-like isoform X3, which produces MVTAPSSIYQTSAGQYIAITHGGAIQLAGPGGEALQGVQALTLPSPARPQPGATILQYGSQPRDPGQQLLLSAGQVLVQAATGDMPAYQIRSPSSGLPPGVVMAASPGAMHSPQQNAEEVTRKREVRLMKNREAARECRRKKKEYVKCLENRVAVLENQNKTLIEELKALKDIYCHKPE; this is translated from the exons ATGGTGACAGCACCATCTTCAATTTACCAGACAAGTGCAGGGCAATACA TTGCAATCACTCATGGTGGAGCGATACAGCTGGCAGGGCCTGGAGGAGAGGCCTTGCAGGGGGTTCAGGCTCTGACTCTTCCAAGCCCTGCCAGACCGCAGCCTGGGGCAACTATTCTGCAGTATGGGTCCCAGCCCAGAGACCCTGGACAACAGCTACTGCTGTCTGCTGGACAGGTGCTCGTTCAGG CTGCCACAGGAGACATGCCAGCATATCAGATCCGCTCCCCGTCGTCAGGGCTACCGCCAGGCGTAGTTATGGCAGCGTCACCGGGTGCAATGCACAGCCCGCAGCAGAATGCAGAGGAGGTCACACGCAAGAGGGAAGTCCGCCTGATGAAGAACAG AGAGGCGGCGCGTGAGTGTCGCAGAAAGAAGAAAGAATATGTGAAGTGTTTGGAGAATCGTGTTGCTGTGCTGGAAAACCAGAACAAGACTCTCATAGAGGAACTCAAAGCTCTCAAAGACATCTACTGCCACAAGCCAgaataa
- the LOC127443129 gene encoding cAMP-responsive element modulator-like isoform X4, with protein MAVTGEETESAATGDMPAYQIRSPSSGLPPGVVMAASPGAMHSPQQNAEEVTRKREVRLMKNREAARECRRKKKEYVKCLENRVAVLENQNKTLIEELKALKDIYCHKPE; from the exons atggcagtgactggggaagagACGGAGTCAG CTGCCACAGGAGACATGCCAGCATATCAGATCCGCTCCCCGTCGTCAGGGCTACCGCCAGGCGTAGTTATGGCAGCGTCACCGGGTGCAATGCACAGCCCGCAGCAGAATGCAGAGGAGGTCACACGCAAGAGGGAAGTCCGCCTGATGAAGAACAG AGAGGCGGCGCGTGAGTGTCGCAGAAAGAAGAAAGAATATGTGAAGTGTTTGGAGAATCGTGTTGCTGTGCTGGAAAACCAGAACAAGACTCTCATAGAGGAACTCAAAGCTCTCAAAGACATCTACTGCCACAAGCCAgaataa